CGCCCAGTAATTCCGGACAACGCTTGGCCCCTACGTATTACCGCGGCTGCTGGCACGTAGTTAGCCGGGCCTTCCTCTGTGGGTACCGTCAATATCTTCCCCACTGACAGTGCTTTACATCCCGAAGGATTTCGTCGCACACACGGCGTCGCTCCGTCAGGCTTTCGCCCATTGCGGAAAATTCCTCACTGCTGCCTCCCGTAGGAGTAGGGACCGTGTCTCAGTTCCCTTGTGGCTGATCGTCCTCTCAGACCAGCTACCCGTCATTGCCTTGGTGGGCCATTACCCCGCCAACTAGCTGATAGGACGCAAGCCCATCTTTAAGCCCCTTGCGGGATTTAATCCCAGTTCCATTTGAAACCGGGGTCACATCTGGAATTAGCCCAGATTTCTCCAGGTTGTACCAGTCTTAAAGGTAGGTTGCTTACGTGTTACTCACCCGTTTGCTGCTCGGTTCGAAACCTCGCTCAACTTGCATGTGTTAGGCACGCCGCCAGCGTTCGTCCTGAGCCAAGATCAAACTCTCAATAAAGAGTCTAATTCAGCTCTATCATTTATAATCTATCCAAAACCAAAAGAAAAAGATACGAAGACTCGCATCAATCTCATTGCCTGATTTTCAAGGATCTTGTTTATTGCACCGAGGAGAAAAACGAAAGAAGAATTGCCGAGGCAATTAAAGACTATTCAACGATTAACGCAGAAAGCTCTACCCTCCTTTCGCTCTACTAGGGCCTGTTCATTGTAACGCATCCCGCGCCGGGTTGTCAAGCTTATTTTTCGGCAAAAAAAGTACTTGACAAATAATCAGCCTGGTATACAATCGTATACCCAGTCGAATTAAGGAGGTTGATAAACATGACGCCAAGCAAACAAAGAGAGCTGATCCTCAATTACGTGACCGGTTATATCAAAAACGAGGGGTTTGCTCCATCCCTTAGGGAGATCTGCAAAGCCTTTGGCTTTGCCTCCCCCCGCTCTGCCCAAAAACACCTCGAAGCGCTGGAGGAAGAAGGGCTAATTAGGCGCGGAAACAAGTCGCGGGCCATCAAGCTCCTGACCGAACCGGACCTGAAGACGATCGTCCTCCCCTTTCTCGGCTACATCGCCGCGGGGGCGCCGATCGAAGTGCTCGACCATAAAGAGACCATGGAGATCCCGGAAACCCTGGTCGGCCGCCGCCCCTGCTACATTCTGCAGGTCAAGGGGAACAGCATGATCGAAGACCACATCTTAAACGGCGACTTCATAGTCGTAGAAAAATGCGACTCGGCCGACGACGGAGAAGTGGTTGTGGCGCTGGTCAATCGTTCCGAGGCTACTTTGAAAAGGCTCTACCGCGAACCAAATCGCGTCCGGCTCGAGCCGGCCAACTCAACAATGAAACCGATCTACGTCAAAGACGTGGCGGTCCAGGGAAAGGTCAGGGGATTGTTTAGGAAGTTCTAGGGAAAGGCAGAGGCAAAGGCAGAGGCGAAGGCAAAGGGCAGAGGCAAAGGGCGAAATAAAAAGCAAATGAAAATAGAAAACCTGGACGCCAAAATAAAAGTCGGAGCAGTCTTCAAAGGTGGAGAGATCGAGCCCAAGTGGTTTATCTGGGAAGAGCGCCAGTACCGGGTCAAAGAGATCAACTACCGCTGGACCGACACCAAAGGGCGGGAAAAGATCCACTGCTTCTCAGTAACCGACGGCACCAACAATTATGAGATCTCGTTCTACGCCGAAAAAATAGTCTGGCGACTGAACAAGATCTGCGGAGGCGATTAAAAATGATCAAGATCGGCACTTCCGGCTTCTCGTTCCCCGACTGGAAAGGGACCGTTTACCCGAAAAAGATCAAACCGTCGGAGATGCTCCCCTACTACGAAGACGAACTCGGCTTTGAGGCCTGCGAGCTCAATTTTACCTATTACCGGATGCCCGACCCATACACCATGGAAAAGCTCGCCCTGCGGACCGGCCGTGATTTTGAGTTCACCGTCAAAGGGACCAAGGAAATGACCCACGAGATCTGGGAAGACAAAGAGCGGACCACCCTCAAAAAGAGCGGAGAGCTCTTCAAGGCGTTTGCCAGAGGAATTGCGCCGCTCGCTTCCCACCGCAAACTAGGAGCGGTCCTCCTCCAGTTCCCGACATTTTTTCCGCCGACCGGGAAGAACCTTGACTACCTCGACCAATGCCGGCAACGGCTCAAGGATTTTCCGCTGGTGATCGAGTTCCGGAACGCCGCCTGGCTGAAGCCGGAAACTTATAAACTCCTCAAGGACGAAAAACTGGGGATCTGCGTCGTCGACGAACCGCGGCTCCCCCGCCTCCTCCCTTTTGAGCCGGCCGCCACCTCGGACCTGGGCTACTTCCGTTTCCACGGGCGGAACAAACTCTGGTACAGCGCCAGGCCGCACGAACGCTACGACTATTTTTACTCCAAAACCGAGCTGACCGACTTACTGGCCGGGGTCAAAGAAGTTGCCCAAAAAACCAAAAAGACCTACGCCTTTTTCAATAACTGTTTCATGGGACAGTCGGCCAAGAACGCCGCCATGATGAGGGAGATGCTCGGGGTAAAATTCCAGAAAAAAACACCCCGGCTTTTTTAAAACTATGAGGACCATCTTGCACGTCGACATGAACGCTTACTTTGCTTCGGTGGAGCAGGCCTGCAACCCGCTCCTGCGGGGGAAGCCGGTCGCGGTCGGCGGCGGGACCGGGGGGAAACGGACCGTGGTCGCCGCCTGTTCTTATGAGGCAAAGGCCAGAGGGGTGGAGAACGCCATGCCGGCCTGGGAAGCCAAAAAGATCTGCCCCGACCTGGTCATGGTTGGCGGCGACATGAACAAGTACATTTATACATCATGCGAAGTGATGAAGATCCTGCGCGAATACACCCCGCAGGTCGAAGTTTTTTCGATCGACGAAGCCTTTATGGACATGACCGGCACCGCCGACCGGTTTGGCGGAGCGGTCGCCGTTGCCAAAGAGATCAAACGGCGGATCAGGGAGAAATTCCATCTGACCTGCAACATTGGGATCGGGCCAAACAAACTGCTGGCCAAGCTGGCCGGGGAACTCAAAAAACCAGACGCCCTGATCATTCTCCGGGCCGAGGATATCCCGGACAAGATCGCCAGCGTCAAAGTCGGCAAGCTCTGCGGCGTCGGCCGCAAACTCGAACAGTATCTGGCGGAAATGGGGATCAACACCTGCGGCGAACTCCACCGGGCCGCCAGAGAAGAATTGGCGCGGCGCTTCGGCGCCGCCTGCGGCGAACATCTCTGGCAGATGGGACAGGGAAAAGACAATTCGGAAGTTTGCGCCGGCGCGGCGGAAACGACCGCCAAGTCAATGGGACACTCCTACACCCTCCCCCGCCTGACCACCAGCCTCGGCGAAGTCAAAGGATACCTGCTCCGCCTCTCCGAGCAGGTTGGCCGGCGCCTGCGGCTCGGCAAATACCGGGGGAACGTGGTCCACGTTTCGCTCGGCTTTGACCAATATCAGTTTTGGGGAAAGCAAAAAAAGGTCGAAGAGTACCTTGACGACGGCTACGACATTTACAAGAGAGCGGAAAAACTAATAGAAAGTGAAAAGGGAACCTGGCGGAAGACACGCGGCTTCCGTTTCGTGGGGGTAACAGCCTCTGGGCTCTTACACGAGGTCGACCAGGTTTCCCTTTTCGCCGATGACGAACGGAAAAAACTCCTCGCCAAAGCGGTCGACGCGCTCAATGACCGCTGGGGAGAAGCGACGGTCGAACGGGCCGCCCTGCTTGGCTTTGTCCTGGAAGAAAAAAGCGGCATGGTCGCCGGAGCCAACAGGAGAATAAGCGGTGGCGGATACTGAAAAAAAGCTGGAAGTATTAGGCGCGGCGGCCAAATACGATATTTGCGCTTCCAGCTCGGCCCCACAAAAAAGAGAGCCAAACAATAACTATATTGGCTCCAACGCTCCCGGCGGGATTTGCCATAGTTATACACCAGATGGCCGTTGCGTCTCGCTCCTTAAGGTCCTGATGACCAACTCCTGCAAAAACAACTGCCAGTACTGCGTTAACCGGGCCAGCAACGACTTTGAACGAAGCGGCTTTGAACCAAAAGAGCTGGCTGATCTCTTTATCGAGCTCTACCGCCGCAATTACATCGAAGGGATTTTTCTTAGTTCCGGGGTACAAAAAAGTACGGCCTACACCATGGAGCGGATGATCGCCGTCCTGGAGATCCTCCGTTTTCAATACCGCTACCGGGGCTATGTCCACCTGAAAGCCCTCCCCAACACCCAGGCCGACCTGATCGAGCGGGGAGCCCGGCTGGCCGATCGGATGTCGGTCAACCTGGAAAGCCCCAATCCCGAACGGCTCAAGTCGATCGCCGGCGAGAAGAACTTTATGCTCGACCTGGTGGCGCCGATCAACGCCATCCAGAAACAGGTTGAAAAAGGATTGCTCAAAGCGGGCCAGACAACCCAATTTGTGGTCGGCGCCGCCGGCGAGACGGACGCCGAGCTCCTGCGTACGACCAATTGGCTCTATAAAAAAAAGAATCTAAAACGAGTTTACTTCAGCGCTTTTGTTCCCACTCTCCCTAATCACCTACTCCCCCAATCCCCTATTCCCTTGCTCCGTGAACACCGTCTCTACCAGGCCGACTGGCTAATGCGTTACTACCACTTTGAGCTCGGCGACCTGGTCATGAAACAAGACCAAAACTTGAGCCTAGATATCGACCCAAAGATGGCCCACGCCTTGAAAAACCGACAGCGGTTCCCGCTCGAGATAAACCGGGCCTCGTTCCAGGAGCTGCTGAAGGTTCCCGGGATCGGGCCACTCTCCGCCAAACGATTGTTCCGAGCGCGTAAAGAACACCGTTTCACAAATCTGCAGGAGTTAAAAAACCTGGGAGTTGTGACTAAACGGGCCAAACCTTTCATCCTGATCAACGGGGTGAAACAAGGAAGCGTCAAAGAGATCGCTACGGTCAAACAGTTGGAGCTTTTTGATGGGTACAGCAGTTCCCTCGCCTGGGGGCAAGCGCCGCAGCTGCTGACGTAAAAGGAAACCTGCGGCAATATCGCCGCGGTTTCCTTTTTTTGTCAAAACAAATATATTTTGGAAGCCGAGACGATATTGCCTCAGGCTTTCAAAATAAGGGCTTCATCAGCATCAAGGATTAAGGAGTAAGCATGGAACAACTAGCGATTTTTAACGACAAGTTCGATCGACGAGAAGAACTGGAAGACAAGGTCCCAACGATCAAGCTCAAAGGGACACCGGAAGCTTACTACCTGTTCCGGCAAAAGTTATATTACGCACTCCTCCACAAAGATCCCAACAAATACCACGTGATCGACCAGGTGATCGAACAAGCCAAAGAAAAAGGATTAAGTTATATTCTCTGCAAGGTTTCGGCGGAAGCCAGAAAATTCATTGATCTGGCCAGGCAGGTTGGCGGCGAGAGGCAGAGAGCGATCTCCTTTCTCCGGCTGAAACCAATTGACCAACATAATGTCTTGATGGGGGAATTTGAGATCGTTCACCAGACCGGCGAGATCATCATGCTCCACTTTTTAAAGCGGTTTCCCCGCTACCGGATCATGCTGGTCTTTGGCGATGAGGTATATATCGGTCAGGGAGAAGAGATCTTCCAGGAAAAGGTTAAAAGCAAAACAGTCATCCTCCCCTCTACCCCAGACGAGTTCGAACGCTATTGGCTCGCCTTCTACCGTTCGCAATACATCCCGGAACGGCGGAACCTGAAATATTTCCAGAAGATGATCCCCAAGAAATACTGGCGGTGGGTCACGGAGCTCAAGGAGTTTGGATTAAACTAAGCCTTTTAGCTTTTTAATCTCATTCTTTAGTTCCAGGATCCGGTCTTCCCGTCCTTCCATAATCTTGGTCATTTTCTCCAGCTCCTTGATCTTGTCATGCAGCGCATCTTCCGTCGCCTTGCGCTCGGTCACGTCCTGGCCTACAGAGAGGAGCCCAACAACCTTACCATCCCTATCCTTAAGTGTCTTGTCATACCATTCAATCTTAAGCTCTCGTTTATCCCTGGTAATTAACAAGTCAATATTTTTTCTTGTTTGAATATTATTGATCGCCCTTTTAAATACTTCTCTGGTTTTGTCGCGCGATCGTTCTGGCAGAAAAATATTAAACCAGTCCTTCCCCCTGACCTCATCAATGCTATAGCCGGAAAGCTTTTCCATATAAGGATTAAAACTAACTATCTTCCCTTCAGGGTCCATCACCAGAATGATCGCCGGCGCGGTACTGATAATATTATTCAGCATCTCTTTTTCCAACCGCAGTTCTTCATTTCCCTTGCCAAGCTCCTCCCCCTGCATCTCCAGCTCAATTTGGTGGATCTGCAGTTCCTGGGTTAGGCGCTTTTGATCGGCATCAGACCCGGACGGCTTAGTTTTTTTGTTTCGCCTGGCATATTCCGCTTCCGCTTCTTTACGTATTTCTGATTTTTCTTTATCGCTCATTTATCTTCCTCCTCAAGCAGTCACCCCCGCTTCTAAAGCGGGTAATATTGGTAAAGGTGATCACGACCCCGTCAATAACATTGCTGCTGGTCCGGTACGGAATGATCCGCATGATATACCACTTACCATCCTTAGTTTCCACCTCGATCTCTTTTTTCTCAAGTTTTTCCAGGACCTCCCGGGCGTCTCGCTCCAGCTCCTGGTATTTCAGCGTCGGGACCAGGTCCGCCACCGACCGGCCCACATCTCCGGCAAGCAAAT
This sequence is a window from Candidatus Margulisiibacteriota bacterium. Protein-coding genes within it:
- the lexA gene encoding transcriptional repressor LexA, translating into MTPSKQRELILNYVTGYIKNEGFAPSLREICKAFGFASPRSAQKHLEALEEEGLIRRGNKSRAIKLLTEPDLKTIVLPFLGYIAAGAPIEVLDHKETMEIPETLVGRRPCYILQVKGNSMIEDHILNGDFIVVEKCDSADDGEVVVALVNRSEATLKRLYREPNRVRLEPANSTMKPIYVKDVAVQGKVRGLFRKF
- a CDS encoding DUF72 domain-containing protein, whose product is MIKIGTSGFSFPDWKGTVYPKKIKPSEMLPYYEDELGFEACELNFTYYRMPDPYTMEKLALRTGRDFEFTVKGTKEMTHEIWEDKERTTLKKSGELFKAFARGIAPLASHRKLGAVLLQFPTFFPPTGKNLDYLDQCRQRLKDFPLVIEFRNAAWLKPETYKLLKDEKLGICVVDEPRLPRLLPFEPAATSDLGYFRFHGRNKLWYSARPHERYDYFYSKTELTDLLAGVKEVAQKTKKTYAFFNNCFMGQSAKNAAMMREMLGVKFQKKTPRLF
- the dinB gene encoding DNA polymerase IV, translated to MRTILHVDMNAYFASVEQACNPLLRGKPVAVGGGTGGKRTVVAACSYEAKARGVENAMPAWEAKKICPDLVMVGGDMNKYIYTSCEVMKILREYTPQVEVFSIDEAFMDMTGTADRFGGAVAVAKEIKRRIREKFHLTCNIGIGPNKLLAKLAGELKKPDALIILRAEDIPDKIASVKVGKLCGVGRKLEQYLAEMGINTCGELHRAAREELARRFGAACGEHLWQMGQGKDNSEVCAGAAETTAKSMGHSYTLPRLTTSLGEVKGYLLRLSEQVGRRLRLGKYRGNVVHVSLGFDQYQFWGKQKKVEEYLDDGYDIYKRAEKLIESEKGTWRKTRGFRFVGVTASGLLHEVDQVSLFADDERKKLLAKAVDALNDRWGEATVERAALLGFVLEEKSGMVAGANRRISGGGY
- a CDS encoding putative DNA modification/repair radical SAM protein, with amino-acid sequence MADTEKKLEVLGAAAKYDICASSSAPQKREPNNNYIGSNAPGGICHSYTPDGRCVSLLKVLMTNSCKNNCQYCVNRASNDFERSGFEPKELADLFIELYRRNYIEGIFLSSGVQKSTAYTMERMIAVLEILRFQYRYRGYVHLKALPNTQADLIERGARLADRMSVNLESPNPERLKSIAGEKNFMLDLVAPINAIQKQVEKGLLKAGQTTQFVVGAAGETDAELLRTTNWLYKKKNLKRVYFSAFVPTLPNHLLPQSPIPLLREHRLYQADWLMRYYHFELGDLVMKQDQNLSLDIDPKMAHALKNRQRFPLEINRASFQELLKVPGIGPLSAKRLFRARKEHRFTNLQELKNLGVVTKRAKPFILINGVKQGSVKEIATVKQLELFDGYSSSLAWGQAPQLLT
- a CDS encoding DUF4130 domain-containing protein, with protein sequence MEQLAIFNDKFDRREELEDKVPTIKLKGTPEAYYLFRQKLYYALLHKDPNKYHVIDQVIEQAKEKGLSYILCKVSAEARKFIDLARQVGGERQRAISFLRLKPIDQHNVLMGEFEIVHQTGEIIMLHFLKRFPRYRIMLVFGDEVYIGQGEEIFQEKVKSKTVILPSTPDEFERYWLAFYRSQYIPERRNLKYFQKMIPKKYWRWVTELKEFGLN
- a CDS encoding PAS domain S-box protein, with product MSDKEKSEIRKEAEAEYARRNKKTKPSGSDADQKRLTQELQIHQIELEMQGEELGKGNEELRLEKEMLNNIISTAPAIILVMDPEGKIVSFNPYMEKLSGYSIDEVRGKDWFNIFLPERSRDKTREVFKRAINNIQTRKNIDLLITRDKRELKIEWYDKTLKDRDGKVVGLLSVGQDVTERKATEDALHDKIKELEKMTKIMEGREDRILELKNEIKKLKGLV